From the Conger conger chromosome 14, fConCon1.1, whole genome shotgun sequence genome, one window contains:
- the si:ch211-253b8.5 gene encoding dysbindin domain-containing protein 2, with the protein MTSPGSSLHSKRLTSETERAQRVPAATRQMKRRDRQRFFEDVFQHDVDVYLSAAHLQIEHKRPPIGSISSMEVNVDMLEQMEHIDLSDQDTLDVFFHPGAEEGMSSPLPGADDEDDSDEDDDEKEERKGHDAAISLQVPEGCEAKFRMWSTSSASTDPCSLDPSEEGGDTPVVQSDEEDVHADHLLLTATPPATDEEEKPSVSS; encoded by the exons CGGAGACGGAGCGCGCTCAGAGGGTCCCGGCTGCGACGCGGCAGATGAAGCGGCGCGACAGACAGCGTTTCTTTGAGGACGTCTTTCAGCACGATGTGGATGTttacctgtctgctgctcacCTGCAGATCGAGCACAAGAGAC CTCCCATCGGCAGCATCTCCTCCATGGAGGTGAACGTGGACATGCTGGAGCAGATGGAGCACATTGACCTCTCAGACCAGGACACCCTGGACGTCTTCTTCCATCCGGGGGCTGAGGAGGGCATGTCCTCCCCACTGCCAG GTGCCGATGATGAAGACGACAGTGACGAGGACGACGATgaaaaagaggagaggaaggggcaCGACGCGGCGATCTCGCTGCAGGTGCCCGAGGGCTGCGAGGCTAAGTTCCGCATGTGGTCGACGTCCTCCGCCTCGACCGACCCCTGCAGCCTGGACCCCAGCGAGGAGGGCGGAGACACCCCCGTCGTCCAATCGGACGAGGAGGACGTGCACGCCGACCACCTCCTGCTCACGGCCACGCCCCCTGCCACGGACGAAGAGGAGAAGCCTTCCGTCTCTTCATAG